In Brassica napus cultivar Da-Ae chromosome A3, Da-Ae, whole genome shotgun sequence, the sequence ACCAATGGGAAGTTACCTGTAATTAGAAGATGTCTGATTAATTATGTTGAGAACCAACCCAAATTAGAATGTTTAAACAGAACCGGAAATATGTTACTAAACCGATTGGTTTTATCTTATAATCACAATAGAATTTGCCGAAATGGAACTAAAGTTTAGCAAAaccataatttaaaaaaaaactagttgaTCAACTatatgtaattaaataaaaatgtaaccAATCCTATTTATTGAAagtaaaaaaagattaaatcaTTAACACAAAACCGGAAAGAaccaataaaaatagaataaaaaccAAACCAGAAACTATAATTATACACCATAATGTCTGCCGTATCATATTTTAGCATtgatatttaagaatatattttCCGTTTAATGTATAATCACaatttatactaataaaatttattatcatTACCGGTGAGTCGATCCGTCCACTTCCGTTTAAGAAAGTCATAAATACCCATACGAGTGGCGGAGTAAAGCATCTGACGGAGGACAGTAGCGGAGACGCCAGAGAAGAGGGCGGCGGGTCCTTCGGTTTTGACAATGTGGGCCCCAACGGCGAATGGGGTCATGCTAGAGCGCGTAGAGGAAGACGGTGCGGGAGTGGATGAAGGTAACAAGGAGATGCTGCCGATGAGAGCGTCAAGAGCAAAAACAGGTCTGTACGGTTTAACGGGAAGATTAAGATCGAGATTATGGTTAGTGTTTTGGTCGAGAGAGAAAGAGTGCTCTCCTTGGAGCTGCATACGGACTTTGATGAGGTCTAATGGGTGAGTCAAAGCTCCGGCGATGATTGCGGCGATGCCACCTTCAAGAAATGGTTTGAATCCCATTGATGATAATCGGAGGGTTTGATGATGAGGAGATGTGTTATGGTCAATGAGTGTATGAAAAGATGGAGAAGAGTTTGAGATAGATTGGatcttttgtaagaaaaaaaaatggagaagagAAAATGAATTTGGACAAGTTGGAAGTGAAAGAAGACAAGAGACATAggtaagaaagaaaataatgcAGCGAGATGTGTTTGTGTACTAGTCCTGCATTACGGGCTCCAGCTTTAATTAGCACAAGGTCTATCTTCTTGTCTTCATGCACACCTTTCTCATtagagaaaataatttaattggcATGTTATCAAATTTCTTACGTAGAGATTTACCAATAATGTTGTTTTAGGACAAATGATTGACTAgtagttatataatttttgtacaTCAAAGAGACATGCAACTTGTATGATACAAGTTACGAGAGATAATTAGTACATAGTACATGAATATATTCTAGAAGAGCTAGAGACCATATACATGAAATGAAACTCTAGTTCATAACTATGGATTCTATAGATGATCTTTCTTGACTTTAATTAGATACAAGCCAAactattattacatatatactttatattatcATCATAATATATCATGCAAGAGCATTCACTATATTAGATGCTCTTTTAACGTTCTTCGACCATTCATCTATGGATTCTTGTTCGAAGCACTCAAATTTTCCTCAGAAACACTCGTGCCTTTCACATTAACCTCTTCAGCCGTTGAAGTAGATTTTGTCTTTTCAGTCTCCAGAGAACCGCCGCCAGCACCGGGAAATGGAAAGCTTGGGATCCATGACGGAAATTCAAATTTAGGCTCTTCTGGCTCCTCAGGAACCTCCGGCTCTTCTGGCTCCTCAGGAACCTCAGGCTCTTCTGGCTCCTCAGGAACCTCGGGCTCTTCTGGAACCTCCGGCTCCTCCGGCAAGGGCAACTCAGGCTCATCTGGAATCTCCGGCTCCTCAAGCTTTTTATATTGTGGAACCTTTGTGATCTCTTCTTGCACCAGAGAGTGACCTACTCTAGTAGCAAAACTATGCGTAGCAAACAAAAAGAACGACGAGACAAAGACAAGGAAAAAGATGGAAGACAGGACAATGTGATGGCGAAGGCTAATCATCTTTTGTTGtgatatgtttttctttcttgaacAGATTATGTTTTGGTATTGTGTATAAGAATGGGTTCTTAAATAATACTGAGTTGTGTGATAATGTAGATTTCACAAGAGTCAAAAGATTTGGTGAGAAGAACTCTTTGTACGGTTGTGAATAATGTGATGTTAGTCTCCAACAAACTCatctatatttcattttttttttacttttttaaatgCATAACCCCTTTTAAGTTTAGTTGGGAAATTATTAGGTATTCAAGTTGTAAACATTAGACATTACAAGATAGCTCGTATGTGCAATATGAAGTAATAAACAGAGCATAATATAGATATTCAGAAAAACGCTCTCTATTATTTAAACGCATGAAGATGTTTTTAGACCAAATCTAAAGTAGagcaaagaaacaaaagacataacatagtaaagaaaaaaaaaaccagagcAAAGAAGCAAAACACATAACatagtaaagaaaaaaaaaaccaacgaAAGTTCTTATTTTAGAGAATAACACAGACTAGAGTAGATTCTTCACTTGAGAGGGATAAACCTGGAGGAGTTAGTGGCACCAACACCAGGCCTACCGTGCTTAACAGGCTTATATGAGATTGAAAACTCAGCCAAGTAATGACCAATCATCTCTGGTTTGATCTCAACTTGGTTAAATGTCTTTCCATTGTACACACCAATGACACTTCCAATCATTTCCGGCACGATGATCATGTTCCTTAGGTGGGTTCTCACTGCGTCTGGCTTCTCACCAGCTGGTGCATCCCTTTTCTGCTCAAGAGTCATTATCTTTAATTAGTGTTTAAAACCATTTGGTTGCAAagagaaaacacaaaaatgTATAGAGAAGAAGCATGAAGATATCATTATATGGAGATATAAGTTACATACCGCTTTGCGCAATTTTTTGATCAAAGCCATAGGCTTCCTCGTCAACCCTCTAGAGAACCTATAAAGAGAGAttcacaaacacacaaacaacgTTTAATATCATAACCAAGAGACACGATCTTACAAACTAGAGACCAAAGCAATTCTTGTTAAGACCTTCTGCGAATACGAGAACTGAAGAGCTTGACAAGATCATCGGTAGACATGTCGAGAAGAGCATCGAGATCGACTCCTTTGTAGGAGAACTTCTTGAACGTTCTCTTTTTCACGATCCCAGCCGCAGGAACTGCATCCGCCTACGGATCACATGGCTAGAGATTACAATTCTAATCATGAGAATATgatagagagagacagagatcTAAGAACTAACCATTGTTCGAATTTTTCAAACCCTACAAATCGAGAAAGCCTCAAAACAGTGTCTGCGCAAGCTACAAACAACTTAACTTAGGCAGCAATTATATACCTTGGGAAAACCCTAGAATCATTTCCATGTAAACAAAATATTCGttttaattaaaccaaaaaaaaatattcctttTAATTTATCAGGGCCTTTTTCGGAAAATAAGgcctagaaaaataaaaataaaaaccaaaactaGCCaagtcaaaaatataaatgaggAAAACTAGCTAGATCATAACAGTATTATCTTAGAACAGATTATCAACGACAGATTATTGACCGAGCAACATTACCTTAGAACATTTACCAAGTTCCACAAGTGGGTTCTCATTGGTTCTCATCAGTTGGTCTCTCTTTTCTTGTTATGTAAGCAAGAGAAAAGTGGTAATCCTGGGTGTTGCACGGCATATGACGAACACGCAACTTCTCAAGCATTTCTATGTTAACTTCATTTGGAAGCACACAGATACAAGAAGAGGAAACACATAGCTCAGAAAGAAGAATCAGAACTGAGAAAGAACAATTGATTGTTCAAACATTCGTAAGGCAAAGAAATATGTCATCAAAAAACAACACAATCCATTAAATAAAAGTATATCAAATACAAAGAAATTTGCATGTATGATAACATACAAAGAGACAAACAGAATACAAGTATACAtgtatcaaaaaagaaaaagaagtatGGCTACTAAAGAAAGGATGATGAGATATACAGACACAAGTGTATATCTCTGCAAATAGACAAACAAGACAAGTGTGATGTAGTAGTTTAAGATCGTAGAGTGAGCCTGGTTCTAATAGGCTTAGTGAGTTCCAGGAACCTTTGGGAGTTCCGGCAACTTGGGAACTTCAGGCATCTTTGGTAGCTCTGGTTTTGGAATCTCTGGCAACTTAGGAGCCTCAGGCTTTGGAATCTCCGGCATCTTTGGTAACTCCGGCATCTTTGGCAACTCAGGCTTTGGAATCTCTGGCATTTTTGGTAACTCTGGCTTCTGAATCTCTGGCAATTTAGGAGCCTCAGGCTTTTGAACCTCTGGAATCTTTGGTAACTCAGGCTTAGGAACCTCCGGCATCTTTGGTAGCTCAGGCTTCTGAATCTCCGGCACCTTTGGTAGCTCCGGTTTTTGAATCTCTGGCACCTTTGGTAGCTCCGGCTTTGGAATCTCTGGCACCTTTGGCAGCTCGGGCTTTGGGATCTCCGGCACCTTTGGTAGCTCAGGCTTTGGAACCTCCGGCAACTTAGGAGCCTCAGGCTTTGGAGTCTCCATCAACTTAGGCATCTCAGGCTTAGGAACCTCTGGCATCTTTGGCAATTCGGGTTTTGGAATCTCCGGGAACTTAGGCAACTCAGGCTTGGGAACCTCTGGCATTTTTGGTAACTCAGGCTTTGGGAACTCAGGTAACTTGGGCATCTCTGGTTTAGGGAGCTCAGGCAACTTGGGAACTTCAAACTTGGGTAGCTCCGGGTGAGGTAGTTCAGGCAACTTTGGTATCTCCGGTTTAGGAGCCTCCTCCACTAACCGGCGAGCTCCGACTGAAACCGTACCAGCCAGCAATGCGACAAGACATATGATCAGAATTGGTGATGAGAGGAGAAGAGCAAAGAGACTCTTCTTCATCGGTGCCATCCTTGCTTGCGTGAGAAGTTAACCTTTTCTTTGTATGCTTCTTTTGCTTTGtggtgtgtttgtttgtttgttgttggTTTGTGATGATATTTTATCTTTGATTTGAATGGCTATTTAAAGGTGTTTTGAGGGAGAATATAGATGGACTTTGGTGGGAAAAATCTGTAgagactttttaaaataataaaattcgtTTAACCTCTCCATCTGTATATCTACATGTCATTTTCAGTCTAGTTGAATTTTAGGTTTTGGTGTTTACGTGTTCACTGTTTTTATTACACGTACATCATAGAAAAGGCTCAAAATTTGTAAACTGgaagaacaatttttttgaaaatagtcGTCTAACTATacaaattttatctaaaatgtaataaataaataaaaatcaagatctAGATTTGATCAATTCTATGTACCTTAAAAAGCTCTAGTCAGTTGTTGTTAATTCTGATGAATCAAAACTAGGTTCAAGATGAAATTTTAGGCACATAAACTTGGTAAATTATTTTGCAAGCATAAAAACAcagtttttagaagaaaaataaacaaataatgttTAGGTTTTGGCCGGTAATCTACACAACGACTTAGATCCTTTGACATTTTGTGtaggttatatattatttgtcatCAAACTCATAGGAGTACAATGTGTTAAATATTGATCTTCATACAAATTTACCAAAGAAAAGTTACATAACTGTAATCAGGACATATTTTTTTGCCAACATGTTCGTCTAAATATAGTAAACTTTTGTGCCTTTAACAGTTTTATACATAGAAACCGAATACTTTTACCTATCAATACGGTTTTCATAATAATCAACGTGAAAATTTCTCAAATGGGGTTAAACGGTAAGATCGGAGCTGGTGGTAAGACTGGTTTAACAGCCACACATCATCCTCTATTTCTTTCTTACCACACACCTTTTTCTTAATCAGAATCTATAATCTATTAGAGATCGGAGAAGACTTAACGATCAAGAATAGAGATAGATATCGATTACAACAATGGATGAAGAATATGATGTGATTGTTCTTGGGACTGGTCTCAAGGAGTGTATCCTTAGTGGTCTCCTCTCTGTCGATGGCCTCAAGGTTTTATCCTTCACAATTGAGCTTGTTTTTGTGCTTTTCATTCAtacaaatcttaaattttacGCTTAGTTCTTGCTTTTGTTTTATATAGTTATGAATGTGATGTCTGATCAACATTTACATCAATTAGCGGTGAAAAGTAATGATCTCCAATGATATATAACTTTTTGACCTTTaaaatgtgttattttggataaataaattatctttcaaatatgTGAAAtcaatgaataattttttttctttgttaggTACTGCATATGGATAGAAACGACTACTATGGAGGAGAATCAAGCTCTCTTAACCTCACTCAGCTATGGAAACGTTTCAGGGGAAGTGACACCCCTCAAGAAAATCTTGGAGCAATTAGAGAATACAATGTCGATATGATCCCAAAGGTactttatatagaaatttatacgTGAATATCAGAATATGCACATATAATGTGGATCGATTAATGGAGATTATGGTTTCTTGATCTGCAGTTCATAATGGCTAATGGAACCCTTGTTCAAACCCTAATTCACACGAATGTCACCAAGTACCTTAACTTCAAAGCCGTTGATGGTAGCTTCGTCTACAAGAAGGGCAAGGTAGTAACCAAGTATGTTTTACCTTTTAAAAAACAAGTTAATTACtcagagatttttaaaaaaaaatcagatctaTAAAGTCCCAGCCACTGACGTGGAAGCCCTAAAGTCGCCATTGATGGGTCTATTCGAGAAACGACGTGCAAGAAAGTTCTTTATCTATGTGCAAGACTACGATGAGAAGGATCCTAAGTCTCACGAAGGA encodes:
- the LOC106384936 gene encoding protein PELPK2-like, which codes for MISLRHHIVLSSIFFLVFVSSFFLFATHSFATRVGHSLVQEEITKVPQYKKLEEPEIPDEPELPLPEEPEVPEEPEVPEEPEEPEVPEEPEEPEVPEEPEEPKFEFPSWIPSFPFPGAGGGSLETEKTKSTSTAEEVNVKGTSVSEENLSASNKNP
- the LOC106430631 gene encoding 40S ribosomal protein S15-3-like, whose translation is MADAVPAAGIVKKRTFKKFSYKGVDLDALLDMSTDDLVKLFSSRIRRRFSRGLTRKPMALIKKLRKAKRDAPAGEKPDAVRTHLRNMIIVPEMIGSVIGVYNGKTFNQVEIKPEMIGHYLAEFSISYKPVKHGRPGVGATNSSRFIPLK
- the LOC106384935 gene encoding protein PELPK1-like, encoding MAPMKKSLFALLLSSPILIICLVALLAGTVSVGARRLVEEAPKPEIPKLPELPHPELPKFEVPKLPELPKPEMPKLPEFPKPELPKMPEVPKPELPKFPEIPKPELPKMPEVPKPEMPKLMETPKPEAPKLPEVPKPELPKVPEIPKPELPKVPEIPKPELPKVPEIQKPELPKVPEIQKPELPKMPEVPKPELPKIPEVQKPEAPKLPEIQKPELPKMPEIPKPELPKMPELPKMPEIPKPEAPKLPEIPKPELPKMPEVPKLPELPKVPGTH